The following proteins are co-located in the Sporolactobacillus pectinivorans genome:
- a CDS encoding ABC transporter permease, with product MKNVMLKEFKLMLRERGNVFFLLILPLLFIVVFGSIFSQAGSTSITIHVHDLDHTAASQALVKQMGRLKGFTVKKENGQSVASQVKKIGDGSLSSLVVIDKGFETGLQKGGVAVRFYQDGAQASSTAPIQAILQNMSNQYREQKLAQTLGAHGLNPAQIKQTLAAPIHIQTITENGKHVDFMSQIVPGYTVMFVFFIMISMLQRFFKERDSGMIARLQGTPLRSAGYLTGMWIPPFVSVLIQCTVLLLVGRLFYGLHLGNPIAISLIVVCLAFCGTGLGLGLAMIVRSQNQGIGITQLITMGGAIVAGLWFPSDLLPSFVQNIGYFTPQYWAMQGFQDVMIRGTGLSAIWVNLLLLILFGMFGLAVALLRFKPFIRTAAH from the coding sequence ATGAAGAATGTTATGCTCAAGGAATTCAAACTGATGCTAAGAGAAAGAGGCAATGTTTTTTTTCTGCTTATTTTACCACTCCTTTTTATCGTCGTGTTCGGATCGATCTTCAGTCAGGCGGGTTCGACTTCCATCACCATTCATGTGCATGATCTTGACCATACCGCCGCATCACAGGCATTAGTAAAACAGATGGGCCGGCTGAAGGGCTTTACAGTTAAAAAGGAGAACGGTCAATCCGTTGCCTCACAGGTAAAAAAGATCGGCGACGGCAGCCTATCCTCTCTCGTCGTGATCGACAAAGGTTTTGAGACAGGCCTTCAGAAAGGCGGCGTGGCGGTCCGTTTCTACCAGGACGGCGCGCAGGCTAGTTCCACAGCGCCTATTCAGGCCATTTTACAGAATATGTCCAACCAGTACCGCGAGCAGAAGCTGGCGCAGACACTTGGTGCCCACGGGTTGAATCCGGCACAGATCAAACAAACGCTAGCCGCGCCGATTCATATTCAGACGATTACGGAAAACGGGAAACATGTTGATTTCATGTCTCAGATTGTACCCGGTTATACCGTTATGTTTGTTTTCTTCATTATGATCTCGATGCTCCAGCGATTTTTCAAAGAACGCGATTCCGGTATGATCGCCCGCCTGCAGGGAACCCCTCTTCGTTCAGCAGGCTACCTGACCGGTATGTGGATTCCACCCTTTGTTTCAGTCCTGATCCAGTGTACTGTGCTCCTCCTTGTCGGACGCCTTTTCTATGGACTTCATCTTGGCAATCCGATCGCTATATCTCTGATTGTAGTCTGTCTGGCATTCTGTGGCACCGGGCTCGGGCTCGGACTGGCCATGATCGTCCGGAGCCAAAATCAGGGAATCGGGATCACACAGCTGATCACGATGGGCGGAGCTATTGTTGCAGGATTATGGTTCCCGTCCGATTTGCTCCCTTCATTCGTTCAGAATATCGGCTATTTCACACCTCAATACTGGGCAATGCAAGGCTTTCAGGACGTCATGATCCGGGGCACTGGCCTGAGCGCCATCTGGGTGAATCTCCTGCTTCTGATCCTGTTCGGAATGTTCGGTCTGGCTGTCGCTCTACTGCGCTTCAAACCTTTTATCCGCACGGCCGCCCATTAA
- a CDS encoding uracil-DNA glycosylase translates to MKHILTNDWEPLLEPEFHKDYYLKLREFLKQEYTTKTVYPDMYDLFNALKYTPYEKVKVVILGQDPYHEPGQAHGLSFSVKPGVPQPPSLQNIFKELNDDLGCPIPHHGCLIEWAQQGVLLLNTVLSVRRGAANSHKGMGWEQFTDAVIRDLNERETPIVFILWGRNAQAKEELITNERHFIIKSSHPSPFSARYGFFGSHPFSRANRYLESADEEPIHWQISVEEPKVPLNEGANNNIPQKG, encoded by the coding sequence TTGAAGCATATTTTAACTAATGACTGGGAACCGTTGCTTGAGCCTGAATTTCATAAAGATTACTACCTGAAGTTGAGAGAATTTCTTAAGCAGGAATACACGACGAAGACCGTCTATCCGGATATGTATGATCTCTTCAATGCGCTGAAGTATACACCATACGAAAAGGTAAAAGTGGTTATTCTCGGCCAGGACCCTTATCACGAACCGGGACAGGCACATGGTCTTAGTTTCTCTGTCAAACCTGGTGTGCCGCAGCCGCCTTCACTCCAGAACATTTTCAAAGAACTGAATGATGACCTTGGCTGTCCAATCCCGCATCATGGCTGTCTGATCGAATGGGCGCAGCAAGGGGTGCTGCTGCTCAACACCGTTTTATCGGTGCGGCGCGGCGCAGCAAACTCGCATAAAGGCATGGGCTGGGAACAGTTTACTGATGCGGTAATCCGCGACCTGAATGAACGCGAAACGCCGATTGTCTTCATTCTCTGGGGGCGCAACGCTCAGGCGAAAGAAGAGCTGATTACTAATGAACGGCATTTTATCATTAAGTCTTCGCATCCGAGTCCTTTTTCAGCACGGTACGGTTTTTTCGGCAGCCATCCGTTTTCACGGGCCAACCGCTATCTGGAGTCAGCAGATGAGGAGCCGATTCATTGGCAGATTTCTGTAGAGGAGCCAAAAGTGCCGCTGAATGAGGGGGCAAACAACAATATCCCGCAGAAAGGGTAA
- a CDS encoding ABC transporter ATP-binding protein, whose protein sequence is MMEPIIIAEQISKNYDHKHAIDNLSLTIGKGRVTGILGANGAGKSTFFRMITGLVKPDTGKLMVLGEEPGWRTNSRIAYLPDRARWYNDYTAKQSINWAVHLLPGFDREEAERLSEIMRVPSGIKISGMSKGQEARLMLILCVARNVPLIVLDEPFSGIDGSSREHIIEVLIDALSEKQQTLLISTHEINEAEGLFDDVVFFDEGRVKLSGDAESLRQEFGSIDALSRKLYREEEKSWN, encoded by the coding sequence ATGATGGAGCCGATCATCATCGCTGAACAAATCAGCAAAAATTATGACCATAAACACGCCATCGATAATCTGTCACTGACTATCGGAAAAGGTCGTGTGACTGGCATTCTTGGGGCAAACGGAGCGGGTAAATCCACTTTTTTCCGGATGATCACCGGGCTCGTAAAGCCTGACACCGGAAAGCTCATGGTGCTCGGAGAAGAACCCGGGTGGCGCACGAACAGCCGGATCGCTTATTTGCCGGACCGTGCACGCTGGTACAACGACTACACAGCGAAACAAAGTATCAACTGGGCTGTTCACTTACTGCCCGGTTTCGACCGTGAGGAAGCGGAGCGGCTTTCTGAGATCATGAGAGTCCCGTCGGGCATCAAAATTTCCGGCATGTCCAAAGGCCAGGAAGCACGCCTGATGCTGATTCTCTGCGTTGCCAGAAATGTGCCGCTGATCGTTCTCGATGAACCTTTTTCAGGAATCGACGGCAGCTCAAGAGAGCATATCATAGAAGTCCTGATTGACGCACTCAGTGAGAAACAACAGACCTTGCTGATCAGCACCCATGAAATCAACGAAGCTGAAGGGCTTTTTGACGATGTTGTCTTTTTTGACGAGGGACGTGTGAAGTTATCCGGGGATGCTGAATCGCTCCGTCAGGAGTTCGGCTCCATTGACGCCCTGTCGCGAAAACTCTACCGGGAGGAGGAAAAATCATGGAACTGA
- a CDS encoding ABC transporter permease subunit, giving the protein MELNNPHVFLPLLKHELIRRGRRNKDRLTKQWRFIYAISFVISTAAVATYFSMNYQIQLKYIWYVYWSIPFFIFGFGISKISREWNNETVGWWLTLPYPRHTLIMTKFWAVVIRGTVIAAAVYVLILAFGAYATWISPKLSFSQFGAFAQFGLILLLIDICAFPFTSSVGILYGTLKHTKWRPAIPLFWMIWGIGWGIGGSMGWLRSIQQTFPSTFDVIASIAGAWIVSGFLLLLSTWLLNQKIDL; this is encoded by the coding sequence ATGGAACTGAATAACCCTCATGTTTTTTTGCCTCTTCTCAAGCATGAATTAATTCGCAGAGGGAGGCGAAATAAAGACCGGCTGACCAAACAATGGCGATTTATTTATGCGATAAGTTTCGTCATCAGCACTGCCGCTGTCGCCACCTATTTCAGTATGAATTATCAGATACAGCTCAAGTACATCTGGTATGTCTACTGGTCGATTCCATTTTTCATTTTTGGTTTTGGCATTTCAAAAATATCACGCGAATGGAACAATGAAACAGTCGGCTGGTGGCTGACACTGCCCTACCCGCGCCATACTCTGATCATGACTAAATTCTGGGCTGTGGTCATTCGAGGTACGGTGATTGCGGCAGCTGTTTATGTACTGATTCTCGCTTTCGGCGCCTATGCAACATGGATCAGCCCGAAGCTGTCTTTCAGCCAATTCGGTGCCTTCGCTCAATTCGGGCTGATTCTGCTACTCATCGATATTTGCGCCTTCCCGTTTACGTCTTCCGTAGGCATACTTTACGGAACGCTTAAGCATACGAAATGGCGGCCCGCGATCCCGCTCTTCTGGATGATCTGGGGCATCGGCTGGGGCATTGGAGGCTCAATGGGCTGGTTGCGCTCAATTCAGCAAACTTTTCCGTCAACTTTTGATGTCATTGCCAGCATCGCTGGCGCTTGGATCGTAAGCGGGTTCCTGCTTCTACTGTCCACCTGGCTTCTAAATCAAAAAATCGACCTTTAA
- a CDS encoding DUF1453 family protein, producing the protein MIHIYWVFIAALILYGIYRRIRRNIGWQMLRERKMKIRIVIFLIVGTLFLAVSASHPVSLISDAAGIAAGAILAFYSSKVTRFERRDEHWYYMPNVLIGSIVSLLFIGRLFFRLFGLYSNGVLQGTSSESAQHMNQAIGSSWTAGLLLIMFAYYAIYYFILLRQHKKFANPVENH; encoded by the coding sequence ATGATTCACATCTACTGGGTATTCATTGCCGCTCTGATCCTTTACGGCATTTATCGCCGTATCCGCCGGAATATCGGCTGGCAAATGTTACGAGAACGAAAAATGAAGATACGGATCGTGATCTTTCTGATTGTCGGTACCTTATTTCTGGCCGTGAGTGCCAGCCATCCCGTCAGTCTGATCTCGGACGCTGCCGGCATTGCGGCCGGAGCCATTTTAGCCTTTTACAGTTCAAAGGTCACGCGTTTTGAACGGCGGGATGAGCACTGGTACTACATGCCGAATGTCCTGATCGGCAGCATCGTCAGTCTGCTGTTCATCGGGCGCCTGTTTTTTAGACTATTTGGTTTATATTCTAATGGGGTTTTACAGGGCACCTCGTCAGAATCGGCGCAGCATATGAACCAGGCGATTGGCAGCTCCTGGACAGCGGGGCTTCTGCTGATCATGTTTGCATACTACGCCATCTATTATTTTATCCTTTTGCGGCAGCACAAAAAGTTTGCAAATCCAGTGGAAAACCACTGA
- a CDS encoding ABC transporter ATP-binding protein — translation MENVLEIDQLTKTFSSKTALDHVSFSIRKGTCFGLLGPNGAGKSTTMKILTGILSADSGSVRMFGLEAAANRLAVQKQVGYVPQEITLYDKLSAMDNLIFFGGLYGIKGALLKTRIEAVLRETGLSDRAKDLIKSFSGGMKRRINIACALLHQPKLLILDEPTVGIDPQSRNHIFDMIRHLRDSGVTVIYSTHYMEEVEALCDDIAIIDHGKVIAQGSLEDLFDRHTQKAVYLETQENFQPRSVAAIKKSYRRGHGWVLETDQPLDVMRSLLDSPNSGEKLKILEMVKPSLEDVFLSLTGTSLRD, via the coding sequence ATGGAGAACGTTCTCGAAATCGATCAGCTTACAAAGACATTCAGTTCGAAAACAGCCCTTGACCATGTGTCATTTTCCATTCGCAAAGGCACCTGCTTCGGCCTACTCGGGCCAAATGGCGCCGGGAAATCGACAACTATGAAAATTCTGACCGGTATTCTTTCCGCAGACAGCGGCAGTGTCCGCATGTTTGGACTGGAGGCTGCGGCGAACCGGCTGGCTGTACAAAAACAGGTCGGCTACGTGCCGCAGGAAATCACGCTCTATGACAAGCTGAGTGCGATGGACAATCTCATTTTTTTCGGCGGCCTCTATGGCATTAAAGGGGCTTTGTTGAAAACCCGGATCGAGGCGGTGCTCCGGGAAACCGGCCTATCGGACCGTGCCAAGGATCTGATAAAAAGTTTTTCGGGCGGCATGAAAAGGCGGATCAACATTGCCTGCGCCCTGCTCCATCAGCCTAAACTGCTGATTTTGGATGAACCGACCGTCGGCATTGACCCGCAGTCCCGCAATCATATTTTCGATATGATCCGCCATCTTAGGGACAGCGGTGTCACGGTCATCTATTCCACGCACTATATGGAGGAAGTGGAGGCCCTCTGCGACGACATTGCCATTATCGACCACGGAAAAGTAATTGCGCAGGGCTCGCTTGAAGATCTGTTTGATCGGCATACGCAAAAGGCCGTCTATCTGGAGACCCAGGAGAATTTTCAGCCGAGATCCGTCGCAGCAATCAAAAAAAGTTACCGGCGCGGCCATGGCTGGGTGCTTGAAACCGATCAACCGCTTGACGTCATGCGCAGCCTGCTGGACAGCCCTAATTCCGGAGAAAAACTTAAAATTCTTGAAATGGTGAAACCGTCACTTGAAGATGTATTCCTGTCGTTAACCGGAACAAGTTTGAGAGACTGA
- a CDS encoding GntR family transcriptional regulator: MDKRQVGTLSFSIDFGQPLYEQVLAQMRSLIAKGAIGLGEKIPSVREMAHELRINPNTVMHAYQELERDGLTEKRRGQGTFVTSSVTQIKHFKDRLAAEYTESFLENMCNLGLELNDIHNFLTKIIQEKGHR, translated from the coding sequence ATGGATAAACGGCAGGTTGGCACGCTCAGCTTCTCAATTGATTTTGGCCAGCCTCTGTACGAACAAGTTCTTGCACAAATGCGGAGTTTAATAGCAAAGGGAGCGATCGGGTTGGGAGAGAAAATTCCTTCCGTAAGAGAAATGGCCCACGAACTCAGGATTAATCCGAATACCGTCATGCATGCCTATCAGGAACTGGAGCGTGACGGGCTGACTGAAAAGAGGCGCGGTCAGGGGACGTTTGTTACGAGTTCCGTCACGCAGATCAAGCACTTCAAAGACCGGCTGGCAGCCGAATACACCGAGAGTTTTCTGGAAAACATGTGCAATCTCGGCCTTGAGCTGAATGATATTCACAATTTTTTAACAAAAATCATTCAAGAGAAAGGACATCGCTAA